One region of Seriola aureovittata isolate HTS-2021-v1 ecotype China chromosome 15, ASM2101889v1, whole genome shotgun sequence genomic DNA includes:
- the sim2 gene encoding single-minded homolog 2 yields the protein MKEKCKNAAKTRREKENGEFYELAKLLPLPAAITSQLDKASIIRLTSSYLKMRAVFPDGLGDGWGQSTRFSPLDSMAKELGSHLLQTLDGFVFVVASDGKIMYISETASVHLGLSQVELTGNSIFEYIHPSDHDEMTAVLGVCQPPNHHFSPDYEIERSFFLRMKCVLAKRNAGLTCGGYKVIHCSGYLKVHQYMIDMALYESCYQTVGLVAVGHSLPPSGITEIKLHSNMFMFRASLDFKLIFLDTRVAELTGYEPQDLIEKTLYHHVHACDVFHLRYAHHLLLVKGQVTTKYYRMLSKHGGWVWVQSCATIVHNSRSSRPHCIVSVNYVLTDIEFSELQLSQDQSRATTPGLNLTSSEDHHKQLRTKAVKMKTKLRAAPYPEQVTRLFQSDCLSCSPQRELLKERPPYPVTPCREKSSSLSPEASQTSCSPTYNLTLHYPNNHQNLDGQSQLPNLVPSSQLAQQIIGSLHSRGPVGWNISGPQAPKKYTGPMLAADRRFPDEIYHDCSSNTNQYSPSRLKKEPYKHYTLVHSEVSDVRPHSHLHATKDSKPSSQDVLINTRGTEGLRGDRDLACPFLSGLVLGKGEQVGSLPQTALSQPLPVQMVMEQRRRLCMMEAPYSRRAAGYPPPAAGNQQRDSAAELQARSAEDDRRMLIGMGVGMGLPQAPYMSLNFHQVLGKPGSIKTPPFTTLSHITDSQVYHCKDTASYSCNSQSPSSSSSPESHREISHYIGTSVIITNER from the exons ATGAAGGAAAAATGCAAGAACGCAGCGAAAACgcggagagagaaggagaacgGAGAGTTTTATGAGCTGGCCAAGCTCCTGCCTCTGCCGGCGGCCATCACCTCCCAGCTGGACAAGGCCTCCATCATCCGGCTGACCAGCAGCTACCTCAAGATGAGGGCAGTCTTCCCCGACG gTCTGGGTGATGGATGGGGTCAATCAACAAGGTTCAGTCCTCTGGACAGCATGGCTAAAGAACTGGGTTCCCACCTTTTACAG ACTCTGGACGGCTTCGTGTTTGTTGTTGCCTCTGATGGAAAAATCATGTACATCTCAGAAACAGCATCAGTCCACCTTGGCTTGTCCCAG gtggAGCTAACAGGAAATAGTATATTTGAGTACATCCACCCATCAGACCATGATGAGATGACAGCAGTGCTGGGTGTTTGCCAGCCCCCAAACCATCACTTCTCTCCAG ATTATGAGATAGAGCGCTCTTTCTTCTTGAGGATGAAGTGTGTTCTTGCTAAACGAAATGCAGGACTAACATGTGGAGGATATAAG GTCATTCACTGCAGCGGCTACCTGAAGGTTCATCAGTACATGATTGACATGGCGCTGTATGAATCCTGTTATCAGACTGTGGGTCTAGTGGCAGTTGGTCACTCCCTGCCCCCAAGTGGTATCACTGAGATAAAACTCCACAgcaacatgttcatgtttcgGGCCAGCCTGGACTTTAAACTCATCTTCTTGGACACGAG GGTGGCAGAGTTGACGGGCTATGAGCCTCAGGACCTGATAGAGAAGACTCTCTACCACCATGTTCAtgcctgtgatgtttttcatctACGCTATGCTCACCATTTAT TACTGGTGAAGGGGCAGGTCACCACAAAGTACTACCGCATGTTATCGAAGCATGGAGGCTGGGTGTGGGTTCAGAGCTGTGCCACCATCGTCCACAACAGCCGCTCCTCCAGACCTCACTGTATTGTCAGTGTGAACTACGTCCTCAC TGACATCGAGTTCAGTGAGTTGCAGTTATCTCAAGACCAGAGTCGAGCCACTACGCCTGGTCTCAATCTTACTTCCTCTGAGGACCACCACAAACAACTGAGAACCAAAGCTGTTAAGATGAAGACCAAACTTAGAGCAGCTCCCTATCCTGAG CAGGTCACTAGGCTTTTCCAGTCAGACTGCTTGAGCTGCTCCCCACAGAGGGAGCTGTTAAAGGAGAGACCGCCATACCCGGTGACCCCCTGCAGGGAGAAGAGCTCCAGCTTGAGCCCTGAAGCAAGCCAGACGTCTTGCAGCCCCACTTACAATCTGACCCTCCACTACCCCAACAACCACCAGAATCTGGATGGTCAAAGCCAGCTGCCTAACTTAGTTCCCTCCTCTCAGCTGGCTCAGCAGATCATCGGCTCCCTACACAGCAGAGGGCCTGTTGGATGGAACATCAGCGGCCCCCAAGCACCAAAGAAATACACAG GCCCCATGCTGGCAGCTGACCGCAGGTTCCCTGATGAGATCTACCATGATTGTTCCAGCAACACGAACCAGTATTCTCCCAGCAGGCTGAAGAAAGAACCCTACAAACATTACACGCTTGTCCACAGCGAGGTGTCTGATGTGCGTCCACATTCTCATCTTCATGCCACCAAAGACAGTAAGCCTTCAAGCCAGGATGTCCTAATTAATACGAGAGGTACAGAGGGACTTCGAGGTGACCGAGACCTGGCCTGCCCTTTTCTCAGTGGCCTGGTACTGGGTAAAGGTGAGCAGGTTGGCTCGCTACCGCAAACAGCATTGAGCCAGCCTCTCCCTGTACAGATGGTgatggagcagaggaggaggctgtgtATGATGGAGGCTCCCTACAGCCGCAGAGCTGCAGGATATccaccacctgctgctggtAACCAGCAGCGTGACTCTGCTGCGGAGCTACAGGCCAGGTCTGCTGAGGACGACAGGAGAATGTTGATAGGTATGGGGGTTGGGATGGGACTTCCCCAAGCTCCATACATGTCTTTGAACTTTCATCAAGTCTTAGGCAAACCTGGTTCTATTAAAACCCCCCCTTTTACCACACTGAGCCATATAACAGACAGCCAGGTTTACCATTGTAAAGACACAGCCTCTTACAGCTGCAACAGCCAGAGTCCTAGCTCCAGTTCATCCCctgagagccacagagagaTCTCACATTACATTGGCACATCAGTCATTATCACAAATGAGAGGTGA
- the riox2 gene encoding ribosomal oxygenase 2, translating to MPKKSKTKNVKRRSSDDEQLQPKLSRVEQNDTPAPLCFQSPVSLFESLIQPMGTEQFFREYWEKKPLHLQRSDSSTASYYQSLFQLSDLQSLCSQGLSYYRDINVVRCINGKKKVLNKEGQVKSSVLNKYLVQNKATIQFHQPQRFKDELWRIQEKLESFFGALVGSNVYITPQESQGLPAHYDDVEVFILQLEGQKRWLLYNPTVRLAAEYSLESAERIGSPTHDIILKAGDLLYFPRGTIHQASTPAGVDHSTHLTLSTYQRMSWGDLMLDIFPSFLCDSSRTEVSLREGMPRRLLLGSSEGRDTSSRLATALRSLAAELETGMLEVRSTHMKRDFIMNRLPPYSQQLLTPSERIPALEDMVCLRCKDHMVVTVEQSQERTDEATELVVFVLHSLKNQRESHMMGEACDEEEEHDVSKGLKFPLSHLQALRQLQQAEQLAVAQLQLPTQEAKLSLVLALWSESLLEVL from the exons atgccaaagaaaagcaaaacaaagaatgTGAAGAGACGGAGTAGTGATGATGAGCAGCTCCAACCTAAACTGAGCAGGGTAGAGCAAAATGACACTCCGGCCCCTCTGTGCTTCCAAAGCCCTGTCAGCTTGTTCGAGAGCCTCATCCAGCCAATGGGGACAGAGCAGTTCTTCAGGGAGTACTGGGAAAAGAAACCTCTCCATCTTCAGAGGTCTGATTCAAGCACAGCATCCTACTACCAGTCTTTGTTCCAGCTTTCTGACCTGCAGAGCTTGTGCTCTCAGGGTCTGAGTTACTACAGGGACATCAATGTCGTTCGCTGCATCAATGGCAAGAAAAAAGTGCTCAACAAGGAAGGGCAAGTGAAGAGCAGTGTTCTCAATAAGTACTTGGTTCAGAATAAGGCCACCATCCAGTTTCACCAGCCACAGAGGTTCAAG GATGAATTGTGGAGGATCCAGGAGAAGCTCGAGAGTTTTTTTGGAGCCTTGGTGGGATCCAATGTCTACATCACACCACAGGAGTCCCAGGGTCTTCCAGCTCACTATGATGATGTTGAG GTATTTATCCTGCAGCTGGAGGGACAGAAACGGTGGCTTCTCTACAATCCTACTGTTAGACTGGCAGCAGAGTACAGCCTGGAATCAGCGGAGCGGATCGGCAGCCCTACCCATGATATTATACTTAAG gcTGGAGATCTTCTGTACTTTCCCAGAGGCACCATCCATCAAGCCAGCACTCCAGCAGGAGTGGACCACTCCACCCACTTGACTCTCAGCACTTACCAGAGAAT GTCATGGGGAGATCTGATGTTGGACATATTTCCCAGCTTTCtatgtgacagcagcaggactgaAGTCAGCCTGAGAGAGGGCATGCCCAGAAGACTCTTACTG GGTAGCAGTGAAGGCCGAGACACCAGCAGTCGGCTGGCCACTGCCCTCAGATCTCTGGCTGCTGAATTGGAAACGGGGATGCTGGAAGTTCGCTCCACTCACATGAAGAGAGACTTTATCATGAACAGGCTGCCACCATATAGCCAGCAGCTGCTCACACCTT ctgagAGGATTCCTGCCTTGGAGGATATGGTGTGCTTGAGGTGTAAAGACCACATGGTAGTAACAGTGGAGCAAAGTCAAGAAAGAACG GATGAGGCCACAGAGCTGGTTGTCTTTGTCTTACATTCTTTGAAGAACCAGAGGGAAAGCCACATGATGGGTGAAGCttgtgatgaagaggaggaacatGATGTCTCCAAG ggCCTGAAGTTCCCTCTGTCCCACCTCCAGGCCCTGCGACAGCTCCAACAGGCCGAGCAGCTGGCTGTGGCC